Proteins co-encoded in one Acidobacteriota bacterium genomic window:
- a CDS encoding DUF4212 domain-containing protein, producing MSDPKKSREAYWRKNRALIATLLVIWATVSFGLAILFPMKFHIGQLPAGFWWAQQGSMFVFVILIFVYAWRMDKIDREFDVHEED from the coding sequence ATGTCCGACCCAAAGAAATCTCGGGAGGCCTACTGGAGGAAGAATCGAGCCCTCATCGCCACGCTGCTGGTGATCTGGGCGACGGTTTCCTTCGGCCTCGCCATTCTCTTTCCCATGAAATTCCACATCGGCCAGCTGCCGGCGGGCTTCTGGTGGGCCCAGCAGGGCTCGATGTTCGTCTTCGTCATCCTGATCTTCGTCTACGCCTGGCGCATGGACAAGATCGATCGTGAATTCGACGTCCACGAGGAGGATTGA
- a CDS encoding sodium:solute symporter family protein: MDFTTTELWTFAFVIISFGAYLYIGYSNRVRDTKGFYVAGQGVPPVFNGMATAADWMSAASFISMAGLISFMGYDGAVYLMGWTGGYVLLALLLAPYLRKFGQYTVPDFVGDRYYSQVARVVAAICAVFVSLTYVTGQMRGVGVVFSRFLGVSITWGVIIGMAIVAFFAVVGGMKGITWTQVAQYSVLIIAFLIPAVAISSKLTGNPIPQLSFTFSDITAKLNQIQVDLGFNEYTAPFQSKSQLDVFCIAMALMVGTAGLPHVIVRFYTVPNVRAARWSAGWALLFIAILYTTAPALAAFARYNLVDTLHNTPVAEARSLEWVSSWEETGLLTLTDKNGDGILTLSPDANVNEIVIDRDIIVLSTPEVADLAPWVIALVAAGGLAAALSTAAGLLLVISSSFSHDVYAKLINPGASERKKLLVGRITIFFAVCVAGYFGINPPGFVAEVVAFAFGLAAASFFPVILLGIFSKRTNRQGAIAGMVVGISFTAFYIIGNRFFGMEPFVFGISAQGIGAVGMVLNLVTTLVVSRLTPPPPEEIQEMVESVRVPRGAGAAQTH; encoded by the coding sequence ATGGACTTCACCACCACCGAATTGTGGACTTTCGCCTTCGTCATCATTTCCTTCGGCGCCTACCTCTACATCGGGTACTCGAATCGGGTGCGCGATACCAAGGGCTTCTACGTCGCCGGCCAGGGCGTGCCGCCGGTGTTCAACGGCATGGCCACCGCCGCCGACTGGATGTCCGCCGCATCCTTCATCTCCATGGCGGGCCTGATCTCCTTCATGGGCTACGACGGCGCCGTCTACCTCATGGGTTGGACCGGCGGCTACGTGCTTCTGGCGCTCTTGCTGGCGCCTTATCTGCGCAAGTTCGGCCAGTACACGGTGCCGGACTTCGTCGGTGACCGCTATTACTCTCAGGTCGCCCGCGTGGTGGCGGCCATCTGCGCCGTCTTCGTCTCTCTGACCTACGTCACCGGCCAGATGCGCGGCGTCGGCGTGGTCTTCTCGCGCTTTCTCGGCGTGTCCATCACCTGGGGCGTGATCATCGGCATGGCCATCGTCGCCTTCTTCGCGGTGGTGGGGGGCATGAAGGGCATCACCTGGACCCAGGTGGCCCAGTACTCGGTGCTCATCATCGCCTTCCTGATCCCCGCGGTGGCCATCTCCTCCAAGCTCACCGGCAACCCCATTCCCCAGCTTTCCTTCACCTTCTCGGACATCACCGCCAAGCTCAACCAGATCCAGGTCGATCTGGGCTTCAACGAGTACACGGCGCCGTTCCAATCGAAGAGTCAGCTGGACGTCTTCTGTATCGCCATGGCCTTGATGGTCGGTACCGCCGGTCTGCCCCACGTCATCGTGCGCTTCTACACCGTGCCCAACGTACGCGCGGCGCGCTGGTCCGCGGGTTGGGCGCTGCTCTTCATCGCCATCCTCTACACCACGGCTCCGGCGCTGGCGGCTTTCGCCCGCTACAACCTGGTGGACACCCTGCACAACACCCCTGTGGCCGAGGCCCGTTCCCTCGAATGGGTGAGTAGTTGGGAGGAAACCGGGCTCTTGACCCTGACGGACAAGAACGGGGACGGGATACTCACCCTCTCCCCGGACGCCAACGTCAACGAGATCGTCATCGACCGCGACATCATCGTGCTGTCGACGCCGGAGGTGGCGGATCTCGCTCCGTGGGTCATCGCGTTGGTGGCCGCCGGCGGTTTGGCGGCGGCGCTGTCGACGGCGGCGGGATTGCTGCTGGTGATCTCCAGCTCCTTCTCCCACGACGTCTACGCCAAGCTGATCAACCCCGGTGCTTCGGAGCGCAAGAAGCTGCTGGTGGGCCGCATCACCATCTTCTTCGCGGTGTGCGTCGCCGGCTACTTCGGGATCAATCCACCGGGCTTTGTCGCCGAGGTGGTGGCCTTCGCCTTCGGGTTGGCCGCCGCCAGCTTCTTCCCGGTGATCCTCTTGGGGATCTTCTCCAAGCGGACCAACCGCCAGGGCGCCATCGCCGGCATGGTGGTGGGCATCTCCTTCACCGCCTTCTACATCATCGGCAACCGCTTCTTCGGCATGGAACCGTTCGTCTTCGGCATCAGCGCCCAAGGCATCGGCGCCGTTGGCATGGTGCTCAACCTGGTGACCACCCTGGTGGTTTCGAGGCTGACTCCGCCGCCGCCGGAGGAGATCCAGGAGATGGTGGAGAGCGTGCGGGTGCCGCGAGGCGCCGGTGCGGCTCAGACCCACTGA
- the acs gene encoding acetate--CoA ligase, which translates to MKTRAKTAPTTRTTENPMIPVKDEIAKHAKISSLDEYRQLYQRSIDDPEGFWSEQAQRVTWFHPPDGAGYWDYETVDFSWYEGGKLNACFNCVDRHLETQPDKTAIIWAKDEPGDYEHITYRQLQRRVSRVANVLKAHGVGRGDRVCIYLPMIPDLAYTMLACARIGAVHSIVFAGFSAESLRDRILDADCRMVVTANEGLRGGKTIPLKRTVDDAVRGLDLVDTVLVARRTDTEVEMTEGRDHWLDEEIGKQRATCPTEWMDAEDPLFVLYTSGSTGKPKGVMHTTGGYLVYTSLTHEYVFDLKPDSVYACVADIGWITGHSYIIYGPLTNGATTVMFESTPLYPDAGRYWQLVDDLGVDIFYTAPTAIRAIAREGDEWVKKHSRKSLRVLGTVGEPINPEVWEWYHDVVGDGRCPIVDTWWQTETGGILITPLPGATPAKPGSATLPFFGIEPQLVDEEGTVIEGNDVRGNLCLTRSWPGQARTIWGDHQRFKQVYFSTFPGKYFTGDGCRRDEDGYYWITGRVDDVLNVSGHRMGTAEVESALVAHDAVAEAAVVGFPHEIKGQGIFAYVIITPEYEGTHPEELVGTLKEQVRHVIGPIAKPDRIQITPGLPKTRSGKIMRRILRKIAEGEYEALGDITTLADPSVVESLIEAHKAGS; encoded by the coding sequence ATCAAGACTCGAGCGAAGACTGCACCGACAACCCGAACCACGGAGAATCCGATGATCCCGGTCAAGGACGAGATTGCGAAGCACGCGAAGATTTCCTCCCTCGATGAATACCGCCAGCTCTACCAGCGCTCCATCGACGACCCGGAGGGCTTCTGGTCCGAGCAGGCCCAGCGGGTGACCTGGTTCCACCCGCCGGACGGTGCCGGCTACTGGGATTACGAGACGGTGGATTTCTCCTGGTATGAAGGCGGCAAGCTCAACGCCTGCTTCAATTGCGTCGACCGCCATCTGGAAACCCAGCCGGACAAGACCGCGATCATTTGGGCCAAGGACGAGCCCGGGGACTACGAGCACATCACTTACCGCCAGCTGCAGCGGCGGGTGTCGCGGGTGGCCAACGTGCTCAAGGCTCACGGCGTGGGCCGTGGGGATCGGGTGTGCATCTACCTGCCGATGATTCCCGATCTGGCCTACACCATGCTCGCCTGCGCCCGCATCGGAGCGGTGCACTCCATCGTCTTCGCCGGGTTCTCCGCCGAGTCGCTGCGGGACCGCATCCTCGACGCCGACTGCCGCATGGTGGTCACCGCCAACGAAGGCCTGCGGGGCGGCAAGACCATTCCGCTGAAGAGGACCGTGGACGACGCGGTGCGCGGTCTCGACCTGGTGGATACGGTGCTGGTGGCCCGCCGCACCGACACCGAGGTGGAGATGACCGAGGGCCGGGACCATTGGCTGGACGAGGAGATCGGCAAGCAGCGGGCCACCTGCCCCACGGAGTGGATGGACGCCGAGGATCCCCTCTTCGTGCTCTACACCTCCGGCTCCACCGGCAAGCCCAAGGGGGTGATGCACACCACCGGCGGCTATCTGGTCTACACCTCCCTCACCCACGAGTACGTTTTCGACCTCAAACCCGACTCGGTCTACGCCTGCGTCGCCGACATCGGCTGGATCACCGGCCACAGCTACATCATCTACGGCCCGCTGACCAACGGTGCTACCACGGTGATGTTCGAGTCCACGCCTCTCTATCCCGACGCCGGCCGTTACTGGCAGCTGGTGGACGACCTTGGGGTGGACATCTTCTACACCGCTCCCACCGCCATTCGCGCCATCGCTCGGGAGGGAGACGAGTGGGTGAAGAAGCACAGCCGCAAGAGCTTGCGGGTGCTGGGTACCGTCGGCGAGCCGATCAATCCGGAGGTTTGGGAGTGGTACCACGACGTAGTGGGGGACGGCCGCTGCCCCATCGTCGACACCTGGTGGCAGACGGAGACCGGCGGCATCTTGATCACCCCGCTGCCCGGCGCCACCCCCGCCAAGCCCGGCTCCGCCACCTTGCCGTTCTTCGGCATCGAGCCCCAGCTGGTGGACGAGGAGGGCACGGTCATCGAGGGCAACGACGTGCGCGGCAACCTCTGCCTTACCCGCTCCTGGCCCGGCCAGGCGCGCACCATCTGGGGCGATCACCAGCGCTTCAAGCAGGTCTACTTCAGCACCTTCCCGGGCAAGTACTTCACCGGCGACGGCTGCCGCCGGGACGAGGACGGTTATTACTGGATCACCGGCCGCGTCGACGACGTGCTCAACGTCTCCGGTCACCGCATGGGCACCGCCGAGGTGGAGAGCGCCCTGGTGGCTCACGACGCCGTCGCCGAGGCGGCGGTGGTGGGCTTCCCCCACGAGATCAAGGGCCAGGGCATCTTCGCCTACGTGATCATCACGCCGGAATACGAGGGCACTCATCCCGAGGAGCTGGTAGGTACCCTCAAAGAGCAGGTGCGCCACGTCATCGGTCCCATCGCCAAGCCGGACCGCATCCAGATCACCCCGGGCCTGCCCAAGACCCGCTCCGGCAAGATCATGCGCCGCATTCTGCGCAAGATCGCCGAGGGCGAGTACGAGGCCCTCGGTGACATCACCACCCTCGCCGACCCGTCGGTGGTGGAGTCGTTGATCGAAGCCCACAAGGCGGGGTCCTGA